GGACACAATAGCGCCTGCGCCGAAGCGCCCGATGCCATACGGCAGTCCATTCGTCTCCGCACGCGTCACCATAGCTACACCTTCGCTTTCACCTTTTCGATCTCACGGACCTTGACGCTGGGCGGCTCCCCAAGATAGTACACACGCGGCTCTGTGTTCCACTCTTCCAGCAGACGGAAAGCACGGCGACTCTTGATGAGCTGGGATACCTTGCTGTTCGGGTCGTCCAGGTCGCCGAAGTGGATGGCGGAGGCGGGGCAGATGTTGGCGCACGCCGTCGTTCCCGAACCCCCGTCAGTTCGCTGCACACAGAACGTGCACTTTTCTATCACGCCCTTGGCGTGTCCGGACCCCGCTATCTTCCTGCGTTCAGGCCCGTAGGGCTTGTCCAGGTCAGGGTTGTCGTAGGGGGGCACGGCGCCGTTGGACGCCGTTTGAATGTCTTTGTCTTTCCAGTCCAGATATTGGTTCTTCTCCGGGGCCTTCCAGTTGAAGTTGTTGACTCCGTACGGGCAGGCCACTTGACAATAGCGGCACCCGATGCACCGTTCCCAGTCAGTCGCAACGATACCGTCTTGCCGCTTGTAGCGCGCGCCCACCGGGCACACCTTCACGCAAGGCGCGTTGTCGCAATGCTGGCAGGGCCGCGGCAGGAAGCGGATCTTTGTATTCGGGAACTCGCCCTCTTCAAAGCGGAAGACGTACATCCAGAAAGCAGCCTGCGGCGTGTTGTTCTCGACTTTGCACGCCTCCATGCAGGCGCGGCACCCCTGGCACCGCTCCAGGTCAATGACCATTCCGTATCTAGCCATCGTTCTTCTCCCTCGTCCTAGGCCTTGTAGACTCGCACCCTGACGTGGAAGGTGTTGTCAGCCGTGCACTGGACATATCCCTCGCCGGTGAAGAACAGCGTGTTCGGTGTCGGCCCCTGTCCCTTCGTCCACGGATGGCGAGCCACTCCGCCATAGTGATGAGGCATGCCCACCACGTCCGGGCGAATGGCCTCCGTGAGCTCCACCTTGGTCTGAATCCGCCGCGTCTCGCCTGTCACGGCGTTATGCGACTCGATCCACACCTCGTCGTCGTTCTTGATGCCGCGGGCGCGCGCCGCCGCCGGGTTGATCGCCATGCGCTGCTGGGGCGCCAGCTCGGCCAGCAGCGGGAACTGCGAGGATCGGCCCTGCTTGAACTCAATCTTCTTGTAGCTGATGAGCGTCAGGTCGTACTGCGGCGGCGACGACCACATGGTGGGCGGGCGCCACGTGGGCAGCGCCGTGTAGTCCTGCCAGTAGATTTTCTCCGCGCCCTTGGACTGCTGCGCCTTCTGGTAACGCAGCAGGTCCTCGCCATAGAACCGATGTGTTTTGCCGTTGAAAGGAGGGCTCGCGGCGTAGCCGTAGTACCTCCTGACCGGCACCGGGCCCTTGCGCTGCACGCCGTTCTTCTCGAAAAAGCTGATGCCCTCGTTAATCCCTTGGCTTTTGGCCCAGCGGTCGCAGATGTCGCGCACGGCGGGCTTGCCACTGGCGGTATTCAGTTTATAGGGGTCTTTCAGGCCGAGTTCGGTGTTCAGCCTGTCCAGGTAGCCGCCTTTGCCGTGCAGGACGCCTACCTTCTCGCACAGGTCGAGGTAGATGTCCATTTCGCCGCGCGACTGGCCAAGGGGCTGCATCACCGGCACGCGGAACGCCGTGGCGTCTTCGTACATATCGCTTGCGCCGATGGGACCTTCGTACTTCTCCATTGTCGCGGCGGGCAGAACAACGTCCGCCAGGAGGTCCGCCGACAGCGACAGCCACGGGTCAATGAACGCCATGAATTTGAATTTCTTGAAGC
This genomic window from Dehalococcoidia bacterium contains:
- a CDS encoding 4Fe-4S dicluster domain-containing protein, giving the protein MARYGMVIDLERCQGCRACMEACKVENNTPQAAFWMYVFRFEEGEFPNTKIRFLPRPCQHCDNAPCVKVCPVGARYKRQDGIVATDWERCIGCRYCQVACPYGVNNFNWKAPEKNQYLDWKDKDIQTASNGAVPPYDNPDLDKPYGPERRKIAGSGHAKGVIEKCTFCVQRTDGGSGTTACANICPASAIHFGDLDDPNSKVSQLIKSRRAFRLLEEWNTEPRVYYLGEPPSVKVREIEKVKAKV